In Oscillospiraceae bacterium, the genomic window AAAGCTTTCTGAGCTTGAAAATATAATTGATGCTAAAGGAAATTATGTCAGCGCAGGCTTTATTGAGCTTCACAGCCACGGAATTAACGGCTACGATTTTATGGATAACGATAGGGAGGGCATAAAAAAAGCCCTTTTGGACTATGCTCGCTTCGGTGTTACGGGAATTTTTCCCACAACCTTAAGCTGTCCTTTTTCGGAGCTTGAAGCTGTTATAGAGGGTTTAACAAAGGCAAGCAAAGAGAATTACGACGGCGCTGAGATTTTAGGACTTCACCTTGAAGGCCCCTACTTTTCAAAGGAGCAGTGCGGCGCACAGGCTCCCGACGTGCTTTGCAATCCCTCTGATAAAAAATACAAAGAATTTATAGAAAAATATCCCCTTATAAAAAGGTGGGATTTAGCTCCCGAGCTTGACGGCGCTTATGAAATGGCAGAGTATATGAGTAAAAAAGGAGTTGTCAGTGCAGTAGCCCATACCGACGCTTCCTTTACAAAAACAACAGAGGCTTTTGACCACGCAACAATAGCTACCCATTTATATTCGGGTATGTCTAATGTAAGACGGGTAGACGGTTTTCGTCAAGGCGGTGCAGTAGAGGCTTGTCTTTTGGATAAAAGAGTATTTACAGAAGCAATATGC contains:
- the nagA gene encoding N-acetylglucosamine-6-phosphate deacetylase produces the protein MKIKSIIINGILISNAKEQNGLALIFENSKIHSVVLQNSVKLSELENIIDAKGNYVSAGFIELHSHGINGYDFMDNDREGIKKALLDYARFGVTGIFPTTLSCPFSELEAVIEGLTKASKENYDGAEILGLHLEGPYFSKEQCGAQAPDVLCNPSDKKYKEFIEKYPLIKRWDLAPELDGAYEMAEYMSKKGVVSAVAHTDASFTKTTEAFDHATIATHLYSGMSNVRRVDGFRQGGAVEACLLDKRVFTEAICDGIHLPPELLKLIYKIKGSKKMCLVTDSMRGAAMPEGSKCMLGHKKRGTEVVVSNGVAWLPDKSSFAGSVATFDVLLRTAQKIGIPIEKAVQMATEAPAKAMKLKNKGFLKQGFDADIVIFDKNINILQTICNGNIAYKKEGK